The DNA sequence aaaacaataaccagAGATATTTATGATCAACtgtttttctgattattttggaAATCAtgctaaataaaagtaaatatatagagcaaatttattaatgaatgaaggaatgaatgaattcatcttcagtaattgctttatcctggtcagggcagtggtggatctggagtctatcccaggaacactgcttgtgaggtgggaatacaccctggatgggacagcatggtccatctcagggcaccaagcacacacattcacacacagggcCAATTTTGGATCACCAATCCACATACCCAGTTTTTTGGAGGTGGAAAGAAACTAGAGAAGCCAAAGTATACCCATACAGACATGCAGAGAAATGtcaaaatccacacagacagtaacccgagtgATGAGAAAAAGTTTAACTTCATGCAAATGAAAAGTAAGAGGTGTGGCCAATAGCAATAGGAGTAAAGGTTGGTGGTTACGTTCCTTGTAGATTTGTGATACTCGCCATGTAGTCTACAGGATTTAAGTGCTTCATGTACAGAACTAGCAGGTGTTTTAGCCACAAATACAATCTAATCATAAAATGGAAACATCATTTCTGGCTCATCCTGACACTACATGGATTTGTTTTCCTTCTGGAATTTTCATATTAGTTTGAAACAACTGATTTGGTCAGATCTGGTCAAAtaagggagggtgaaggctaacacttACTTTCTACGAGACACATGATACCAGCCAACCCCATCTTTTCGAACTGTTGCttatgctgcatcacagggcaccgtAACACGCTTAGAAAGTGGTATCTGCCACAGAGGTGAATGTTTTCCAcgtacatgagctcacagatgcccataaTAAGCTAGTGTTGCAGAGgttgatggagagagagagaatgatccCTTCCAAACAGAGAACACGGCCAATTTTGTTCCCTTGGCTGTCacccacggatggctgtggcatcgctgggattcaaactcgtgaTCTCCCAGTGATAGTGCGAACACTTCAACAGAGCTTCAAATGAGTGGTTTTGCATGCATTCTGTAGGTAGTGGTGTAATTTGTGCATGTGAGAGTGCACTAGCCTGGAGCCATGGTGAAAACCATgacaacaaacaataaattcaagatagaaACATCCACTAGCAACCATCATAGAGTTGCAAAAATGCTGCCAGTTTGAACACAAGGTTACCAAAAGGGGTGGAGCATAGGGGTCTGCTTCAAAGGAGGGAGGGGGATGACAACTTATTTCTGGAGCGGGAAAATGTGAACAAATTCCTGAAATAACAGGAGCTACCAAGGTGGAGTACGACAACATTGagtttttttctcaattttaataaatttacattcaTCTATCCTGACTCACGTTCAttgctttcattcattatttacttaattttcACTTAATTGATCATTAGAAATAGCTAACAACTTGAGTGATACTCACTACTCCAGTACCAACACTACTTGATTTTTGGTCTCGAAGGCATCAAACAGCTGAAGGATGTTGGCGTGATTCAGCTGATTCATTACTTCGATCTCATTCAGCACCATTTCCTGCCAAACATGGGAAATTCCACAGTTCACTTCTGCTCACCTTCACAGTTTCCTGAACTGAAAGGAAGATGGTGAAGTAAAGGAAGCAGCACTCACCCTCTCTCTGGCACTTCTCGAACTGATGATCTTTGCTGCCAGTCTTAGCCCGGTTTTATTGTCAGTGCATTTGTGCACTTTGCCGAAACGTCCGCTAGAATTagagaatattaatttaatgtatGCTGCTCtaaaagaaatgaatgcaaTGTTGTTATCGCCGTCATtgtcactttatttatattgctATAAACCATGAAGAAGTTTTAGACCGATTTTGACCTCACCCTCCTAGCACTTCTCGGGTGTGGATGCTGAAGTCAGATGGAGGACTCGTCTTTAGAGACACACACCGGTGTGAGAAAGGCGCTGGCTGTGGAGGAACATCATCTATGTAGAGcagatgaaacatttgttttaaCTTACTCACAAATCTGAGATGATTATGATTAATTGGGTAGAATAATAAGAGTCAGTGTCTCTACAATTCACAGAGATGGTGTTTTATACATTGCTTAATGACCTGACCACAGTTTTGTGGGGCTGTTTTGTGGGGATGAGAAGTGATATAAGGCTGCTTTACACCATATGATTTTCATTACGATAATGCTACTGAAGATAATAATCACAAATTGTGAAAGAATTCATTGATCGTGAGTTAAAATAGGTTGTTTCAGATTGCTTAATTtgacattaaatgaaactgtAAGTGGTTTTGTACTGTAGTGATATTTTGTATGATGCAACAAAACAGAGAAGGCATGTTGGGCATGCTGAGACCTGATCTATGTCTCTCCAACTGTCTCACTATTATAACAGGGTCTGAACAGCTGCAGGTAATGTTTACAGGGCAGCGATGAGGCCAGGGATTAGCCTGTTCTGGATACCACACATCTCTTAAGGTCAAATTCAAAACCTTGCTGTACATATTTTAATGTGTGGATATCAACAATGACATTATCATCTTATTATCATATTAACTCCTGCGTTTATGTTtgcatctcatctcatctcatgtttgcaaaatgtccaaaacagtctgaatgaaaaaagaaattttgaTTAAAGATTAAATTGTTTGTGAACAGATATTGTTGAAGGCACAAATCTACAAACGCACAGAGGATTTAAAGCATTCTGTAAAATACAAAGCTACATGAAGTGTGACCTAGTGACCATTTAAAGCATTCTGTAAAATACAAAGCTACATGAAGTGTGACCTAGTGACCTTTGTCACTGACACAAAATGTCACAAGGCTTACAAGCCAGCAAATTTATAACACTACTTATGCCAGGAACACGAGTTATAAGAAATTTACAACCATAACAAAAATCTACATGGTATTCTATTCATCTCAGATgtagccaagacatgtttagtgtctggagtttgcttctttaattttataCTGAGACTACAAGGTTAACAATGCTAACAAATAAtggacattttctttcatttttagtaactgcttcatcctggcCAAGGCTGCAGTGGACCTGGAGCATATCCCAGGAGTACTGAATGCAAGGTGGGACAATTCACCCCAGATGAGATGCTAGTTCAGGGCaccacagtcacacactcattcacacagacgggcaatttagcttagccaatccacctacctttCTGGACAGCAGGAGGAAtacagagaacctggaggaaacccaaacatacaaacatagggagaacatgcgaaactctaCCCAGACAGTAACCTGTGATCAGGATCGAACCAAGGACCCTGCCACACCTCCTACCTGGGTCTGAAGCTTGAGAAGACTGACACCAAACTACATGCTGATGAAGAAAGTGATTCCAGGTTCAAGATGGCCCCGTGTCCATTACAATAGATAACAATGCatcaaacagaaacacaagaCATGGTTTGAAGCTTATATAAGCTTCCCTATATTTGTTAGCTACATCAGCCTCATTGCTGCAGTGCAAAACCAAATAAGAACTTTGGACACCAAGCATATCTTGGCTTATCAACTCTTGGTTTAGTTTTTGATACTTTGATTCTCATTATTTTTTGATTCCTTACCTATAATTTTGAAGCAGGTTTTGGGTGGCATTTTGTTCTGACTTGTGGTTCTCTCAGTCGCTGGACTTATTTTGATCTGTATTCCTGCAGTCTTATTTGGTCCGGTGCAGGTGACTCCTGATGATGCATTACCAGGCTTCCCAAATAGCGGTGTTGCCTTGGTAGCAGACTCAGCCTTTCCTTCAGGGCCCTGAAGACTAGGTAACAGTAAAAGGCATTGCTTTGGCCAGTTGAATGCAAAGTGTAGTACAAGACAAAAGCCTGCTTCACTCTTACTTGCTCACTTTACCTTTGCAAGGAGTCAGGACAGCTGTAGACATGTTTGAGAAAGGAGGCTGCTGCTGATGGTGTGGGGGGTGATATTGTAGACAGTTTAGTTgctagtgtttttgttgtttgttcatttgttgaAGGCTTGTCTAAGTTTTGTGGTGTCGCCACAGGAGCACCAATGTTCATCACCATTGGAAGTTTATGGCTTGGTGCCACGTTCTCTGTAGCTGAGGGTTCTGGTGGAGAATTGGGCATGGAGGTGACCAAACTTGTGAGAGGAAGTCCAATTGTCTTTGGTGTCAGTATTGGTTTTGTGATAGTGCCATTTGGATGGGATAATTTTGAGTCTACTGTTTCCAGCACAGGTGATTGTGAGGATTTAAATGAAGACTTTTTGCCTTGGGACATTACAACAGGAACTTCCAAATTTGCCTTTTGAAGACTATAGACTGATGATATTGGTGCAGTATTATCTGTTACATTAAACCTTGGTAGATTACTGGACATGGACGTAACCACAGCTGGAGATGTTGTTGTGACTGGAGCAGTCCATAAAGCTGGGATCTTCTGATTTGTTGCCAGTGCTGTAGATCTTGCTACTGAAGTTTGTATGGTTGTTGTGGTAGGTGAAGACACAGCTGCCTTAAAGGGAACAGGAGCTTTTGTGGTCTTTGATGTTAGGTTTTGTGTTGTCGCTGTTGTGCTTTTTGTAGCTGGAATCGTTGGTACAACCTTTTGTGGAGGAGTGATCATCTTTGGTGAAGGTGTAATTGTCTCCATTTTTGGTGGAGGCATACTCGTCTTTGGTTTTGGCGCGGTCATCTCCACTGGCGCTGGACTTATACTTGGTGGTGGAGTAATCATCTCTGGTGTTGGAATATGCGTCATTGATGGACGTGTAAGCATTTTTTGTGGAGGTGTATCCATCTTTGAGGTTGCTGCAGCTGTACAACAAGCCACCCCTGTTGTCTTGGAACTATTTTGGCTTAATGGTGATTTCACTTCGCCAGTCTTGGCTATAtttggtgttttattcccaGGCTGTGTTGCCCAGCGTGGGGTTACTTTTGATAAATCTTTGTTATCTTTGTGTGATTGAGGATCATGCTGAGCTTTGTTTTCTGCACAATCATTTCTGAATGGCGATCCATTGCCTCTTAGCCCCTCACCTTCTGTGTCTTCAATCAGAATGTCTgaacagagaaacaaacaacaTTGGGGATCTAATATTCACACCATGACTCCTTTTTCAATTAATTATGCTGTATGCTGGCTATCGATgatttcatttgctttttataCTCCTGACAGGTGTGTTCTGGGTCGCAGTGGCTATAGTTAAACATACCAATCACTCTTATAGCATCACGTCAGAACAGATTACTCTTAAATGGATCTATGCCAACTTTCCAAGTTAATGGTGTCTAGAAGACAAAATAGGTACCTTCCTGACCTTTCCCACAGGGTGCATTAAAAGTATGCTGGATTATTTTTTGATCTCTGAGTTTATCCAACTGCACATAGACTTCATCCTGTGGTTGAATGGACAACATGGACAGCCAATAAAAGTGGCAATCTGAAAACATCTTAGGCATACAATAATCACATGAAACCTCTAATAAACCtaacatcatttaaaatgaaacattatgaCATGATTactaaaaataatgatttttattacaGACTAACAATGTGAAGCCAGTATGCAGTTGATTGCGACTGAAAAATCCTTGGAAATCCCAAACTAATGTCAGGTGTAATGGATCTCTACTTACCACTGATACCCGTACAGGCAAAGATTTCCTTCTTTGCAGTACTGCTAAAGGTACAGACATTTTGTCACCAGACCTCCCTTCTATACCTTTAATGTTTAAGGGACACAAGCAAATATGCAGCTTaatataatgcaaaaaataaaataatttcagtggatatttacactgaaatattaaaatatttctgtttcagTAAAACAGAAACCTCAGAATATCTACTCGTAAACCCAGAGAAAACCATCAATTGCAGAAAGTGAGCGTCGCATCATATCAGTGAGCTTACTGTGCGTCAGTTCCTCCAGCGCATTCCTCAGGTCCATGACTTTCCTCTCCAGGTTCTCGAGGAGCTTAGCCTGAGCTGAGAGCTGACTAGCTGTAGCCTCTTGCTGCCTGCTGTGTTGGGTGCAGATCCCACACATTGGGCAGCTTCCCCCAGAGCTGCGTGCTAAAAGCTGGTCTAGTTTATGGTGCAGGTCATCCATCTTGACCTCCACAGTGGCAGGGTCACAGGCAGAAGAAGCAGGCCACTTTACAGCCCGCATGTTCACTAAACATCAAACCAAGCTGGCAGCAGGAGCAGGCAACAAGCTGCACAAGTCAATTGTAAGCAATAAAGAAGTAAACAGGTGTTTGTGACAAGAAGTTTTATTACCTTTAACCTTTGAACCTCAAATACATATAGGATCCTAATTGGCAAGCGTCACTGAAAGGTTAAAAACCCTAACCCTCTGACCTTCTACCTTAAATGAATAGATTCTCTGAATAGTCATAGCAGtctgttctattttttttttaaggtcacATTTGTTAACACACAAAGACAAGAACCTTGGACACAAACTGATCAGGTAGAAATTAAACACATAACGGAAATCAAATCAGTATCACTATGTAATTTCTCGCATATCTCCAAACAAGTCAAAACTTCTTATATATTCATGAACATGAATATAAGAAGCAGCAGCACAATCATGGTCCAAACGCACACTCACTTACCTACAGAGATGGCAGTCTAATATCAAGTACTCAAGAAGGAAGCATGAACTCAGAGAGAATGGCTGAGGTACAATGACTGGTTCCCCCTGAAGCTGCCAAAGCAACAACCTTTCAGATTCTTCTTTTATCTGAGCCCAGTGGCCACCACACCAGAAATAGCCAGACCAAGCAGGGGACACGATTGGAGGGGAGTTTCGAATAGTAACTGATAAATGAGGTATGTAAGGCTGGCCACATTCAACTAGGGGGCACACAATTTCTGAACCAGATCTATATGCACACAGATGTAGAACAATAATCAAAAAGCATAGCAATCCTACCCATACTATGTCTATGCCAAATAAACCACTAAAGGGTAAAGTTTTATATTACTGTAAAGAATTAGGACAAAAAGAAGATAACTGTTACCTAGACATCAAGACTAATATTGTCCAAGTgttaattttgtggaacattCGCAAAacaaagttagttcctgttatcagatGTTATAAGCAGCTATTGCCCACTCGCCAACCTATTTTTTAAGCTAATATCTGATTTGATTGAGGCAGCactgttgtcagagctgctattatataaaattatagaaTGACTAGAATATTTAAGAAATTAGCATGACTTCATATATCTTACTGAAGTGGAAAATGTACAACAAACCCAGAAAAGGAACATTCACATCTATTAGAAAAGCCATCTTTTTATCTTCATGACAACTTTGCCAGACAAACTGGGGACAGTCCATCAGGACAGGAGAATATACTTTTCTTCAACACATTCACCTGAGCATGAATTTCCCCTTATGATACAAAAAGTATTATTAACAAACCTGCCTGCCTTCAACATACAGAAAGCCCTTACAGCACCACTCTCCAAAATACAGCTAATGTAGGACAAGAAAGGAGGGAggggaaagaagaagagagaagaagaaaaaaaacacatcatgtgaCAAACTGTTCTAAGCACACCTTTAATACATTACAAAAAGAGGGGAAAATGTTAAAGACAGAAAATAGCAGAGGCTACATGTACAGAGGAATGAGAGAAAACATTGTACAACAGTTCACATAATGCAATGGATCACAGTTGCAACGAGTGTCCAAGTCTGAGTGTAGAACAATCTACAGCCCCAGAAGGTAAAAAAATTGGTTTATCCAACTTACTAAGCACACaactttaaaaagtgaaagcaataaaaaaaaaaaaggcaaaaacaacatttaaattATGTACACAGTTTATCCCGATGAGACATTACAGACGAAAACGGTCGGAGAAGTTTGGAGACTGGGGCACGGTAAGAGATATCTCGCTGTGCTTCAGCTCAACTGGTTTGTAGCGTCTGATTGGCTGGGCTTTATGCACCTGCAAAAGCAAGAGAAAGCTATTTAGACACACCACAGCTCAAATACTTTATTCCTAGTTGGAAACTGTATGCAATTTGCACTCAAGCTCAGTCACATTGTTTAGAAAAACAGCATCATGTCATGTGTAGTTCATTCTGATGATCCTGTTCTGTATAGTTAGTGGGTACTGAACATAGAATTTCATACCATGCTATATGGCTCACAGATTGATTAAGGCTCTATTACAAAGCTTGATGGATATACCTGTTCTTGCCGTAATCTGGTGATTTCTTCCTTCTCACGCTCCTCTTGCTCTCTGGCTTGTCGCTCCTCCATCTGCGCCTTCAGTGCCTCCTTCTCCTTCAGAGCCTGCTCAAACTCCAGCCGCTCTTTGGCCCGCCGTTCCGTCGACAGCTGGAAACCCTCGGCAACTACAGAATGGGTAGTATCGGCTTGAGAGAGTGccaaaagatataaaagatgACCAAATGGAGCATCAGAGTAGAGGGAGAAGTCGATAGCGGTGGGGAAAATGGGAAGTAAAATAGAAGAGGTGGGCAGTTAGC is a window from the Pangasianodon hypophthalmus isolate fPanHyp1 chromosome 16, fPanHyp1.pri, whole genome shotgun sequence genome containing:
- the mylk2 gene encoding myosin light chain kinase 2, skeletal/cardiac muscle isoform X1 — its product is MRAVKWPASSACDPATVEVKMDDLHHKLDQLLARSSGGSCPMCGICTQHSRQQEATASQLSAQAKLLENLERKVMDLRNALEELTHSIEGRSGDKMSVPLAVLQRRKSLPVRVSVDEVYVQLDKLRDQKIIQHTFNAPCGKGQEDILIEDTEGEGLRGNGSPFRNDCAENKAQHDPQSHKDNKDLSKVTPRWATQPGNKTPNIAKTGEVKSPLSQNSSKTTGVACCTAAATSKMDTPPQKMLTRPSMTHIPTPEMITPPPSISPAPVEMTAPKPKTSMPPPKMETITPSPKMITPPQKVVPTIPATKSTTATTQNLTSKTTKAPVPFKAAVSSPTTTTIQTSVARSTALATNQKIPALWTAPVTTTSPAVVTSMSSNLPRFNVTDNTAPISSVYSLQKANLEVPVVMSQGKKSSFKSSQSPVLETVDSKLSHPNGTITKPILTPKTIGLPLTSLVTSMPNSPPEPSATENVAPSHKLPMVMNIGAPVATPQNLDKPSTNEQTTKTLATKLSTISPPTPSAAASFLKHVYSCPDSLQSLQGPEGKAESATKATPLFGKPGNASSGVTCTGPNKTAGIQIKISPATERTTSQNKMPPKTCFKIIDDVPPQPAPFSHRCVSLKTSPPSDFSIHTREVLGGGRFGKVHKCTDNKTGLRLAAKIISSRSAREREMVLNEIEVMNQLNHANILQLFDAFETKNQVVLVLEYVEGGELFERIVDESCPLTEVDAMVFVKQICEGVQYMHQMYVLHLDLKPENILCVNRSSHQIKIIDFGLARRYKPREKLRISFGTPEFLAPEVVNFDFVSFPTDMWTLGVVTYMLLSGLSPFLGDDDSETLNNVLTVNWYFDEETFEHVSAEAKDFISNLLIKERSGRLSAAQCLKHPWLNNISEKAKGSNIVLKSQVLLRKYMARRLWKKNYIAIAAANRFKKIGSSGSLTSLGV
- the mylk2 gene encoding myosin light chain kinase 2, skeletal/cardiac muscle isoform X2, yielding MRAVKWPASSACDPATVEVKMDDLHHKLDQLLARSSGGSCPMCGICTQHSRQQEATASQLSAQAKLLENLERKVMDLRNALEELTHSIEGRSGDKMSVPLAVLQRRKSLPVRVSVDEVYVQLDKLRDQKIIQHTFNAPCGKDILIEDTEGEGLRGNGSPFRNDCAENKAQHDPQSHKDNKDLSKVTPRWATQPGNKTPNIAKTGEVKSPLSQNSSKTTGVACCTAAATSKMDTPPQKMLTRPSMTHIPTPEMITPPPSISPAPVEMTAPKPKTSMPPPKMETITPSPKMITPPQKVVPTIPATKSTTATTQNLTSKTTKAPVPFKAAVSSPTTTTIQTSVARSTALATNQKIPALWTAPVTTTSPAVVTSMSSNLPRFNVTDNTAPISSVYSLQKANLEVPVVMSQGKKSSFKSSQSPVLETVDSKLSHPNGTITKPILTPKTIGLPLTSLVTSMPNSPPEPSATENVAPSHKLPMVMNIGAPVATPQNLDKPSTNEQTTKTLATKLSTISPPTPSAAASFLKHVYSCPDSLQSLQGPEGKAESATKATPLFGKPGNASSGVTCTGPNKTAGIQIKISPATERTTSQNKMPPKTCFKIIDDVPPQPAPFSHRCVSLKTSPPSDFSIHTREVLGGGRFGKVHKCTDNKTGLRLAAKIISSRSAREREMVLNEIEVMNQLNHANILQLFDAFETKNQVVLVLEYVEGGELFERIVDESCPLTEVDAMVFVKQICEGVQYMHQMYVLHLDLKPENILCVNRSSHQIKIIDFGLARRYKPREKLRISFGTPEFLAPEVVNFDFVSFPTDMWTLGVVTYMLLSGLSPFLGDDDSETLNNVLTVNWYFDEETFEHVSAEAKDFISNLLIKERSGRLSAAQCLKHPWLNNISEKAKGSNIVLKSQVLLRKYMARRLWKKNYIAIAAANRFKKIGSSGSLTSLGV